Below is a window of Leucobacter chromiiresistens DNA.
GAGTGCGGGGGTGACGACCTGGTAGTCGATGCGCCACCCGGTGTCGTTGTCGAACGCCTGGCCGCGGTTCGACCACCACGTGTACGGGCCCTCGACCTCGCCGTGGAAGCGGCGGCCCACGTCGACCCAGCCGTAGCCGGGCCCCTCGGTGCCGTCGACGCCGACCACCGTCTCGCCAGCCGGGCCGAAGAAGCGGTCGAAGTAGGCGCGCTCGCGCGGCAGGAAGCCGGCGCGCTTCACGTTGCCCTTCCAGTTCTTGATGTCGAGCTCGCGGTGCCCGACGTTGAAGTCGCCCACGATGGCGACGAGGTCGCGCTCCTCGGCGAGCTCGCGCATGCGCTGGCCCATCGCGTCGAGGAAGGCCCACTTCGCCTCCTGGCGCGGGGTCTCCACCTCGCCGGAGTGCGTGTAGTTGCTGACGACCGTGAGGGGGGTGCCCCCGAGATCGAAGTCGGCCTCGAGCCAGCGGCCCGACGACTGGATGCGCTCCTGCGCGTCGAGCGCGCCGAGCCCGACGCGGTGCCCGGTGGCGGGCACGCGGCTCGCGATCGCGACGCCCGCGCGACCCTTGATCTGGCAGGGGTCGTGGATGAAGTGCCAGTCGTCGCCGAGCAGCTCGGTGAGGTGCGCGTCGTCGGCCCGCACCTCCTGCAGCGCGAGCACGTCGACGCCTCGCGCGTCGAGCCACTCGCCCATGCCCTTCCGGAAGGCGGCCCGGATGCCGTTGACGTTGACGGATGCGACGCGCAGGGTTTCAGCCATGCCCGCCAGTCTACGGCGACCGCAACGACGGCATCGAGCGGGCGGAGCTTTCGAGAACGCCGGGCGTCAGAACACCATCGGGCGGTCGTCGTCATCGTCGAAGGTGCCGCCGAGCAGGTCGACGTCGATGTCGCAGACGACGGGAACGTGGTCGCTGGGCGCATCGCCCTTGCGCTCCTCGCGGTCGATGACGGCGCCCGTCACGGCGTCGGCGAAGGCGGGCGACCCCATGATGAAGTCGATGCGCATGCCCTGGTTCTTCGGGAACTTGCCCGCCTGGTAGTCCCAGAAGGTGTACCCCTCGGGAACGATGGGGCGCACGACGTCGGTGACGAGGGTCTCGAACGAGGCGAACATCGAGCGCTCCTCGGGCGAGACGTGCGTGGATGCGCCGGGGCGGAACGACGGGTCGGCCATGTCGCCCTCGCGGGGGGCGATGTTCCAGTCGCCCATGAGGGCGAGGGGCAGCTGCGGGTCGGCGTCGAGCCAGGCCCGGGCGTCTTCGCGGAGCGCTGCGAGCCACTCCAGTTTGTATGCGAAGTGCGGGTCGTCGAGCGACCGGCCGTTGGGCACGTACAGGCTCCAGAGGCGGAGGTCGCCGACGGAGACGCCGAGCGCGCGGGCCTCGAGCGGCAGGCCGTTGGGGCCGACGCCCTGCACGGACTCCTGGCCCTTCACCGGCTTGCCGAATCCGGGCATTCCCGCGAAGCTGCGTGCGACGTCGGTCATCTCGTGGCGGCTGGCGATCGCGACGCCGTTCCACTGATTGAGGCCGTGGATCTCGACCGCGTACCCGGCCTGCTCGAACGCGGCGATCGGAAACCGATCGGGCCGGCACTTGATCTCCTGCATCGCCAGCACGTCGATGTCTTCGCGCACGAGCCAGTCGACCACGCGGCCGAAACGAGTGCGGATCGAGTTGACGTTCCAGGTGGCGATGCGCATGGAATTCAGCCTACCGCCGGGTGCTTGCGCAACTCGGCCGGCCCCGTCAGAATCTGGGCAAGGCCCGCGAGGCTTTCGGGGGCCCGGAGGGAGCGTCATGGCGGCGCGCGGATCGCAGGCGGGAGCGCGTGGAGACCGGATCGCGGTTCCGCGTCGCAGGCTGCACGACGTCGTCGAGGCGGCGCGCCCCGAGGGGTCGGTGACGGTGCTCATCGGCGAAGCCGGCAACGGCAAGGGGTACCTGGCGGAGCAGGCGGCGCTCGCGCTCGCCGCAGAGCTGCCGGGCGCCTGCGCGGTCGAGGTGCTGCCGCGGCCGTCGCGCCCGGCGAGCGGCATCCCGTCGGTGTTCCCGGGCGGCGCGGCGGCGGAGCGGTCCGGGGGCTCGGCCGACGATGCCGCCCGGCCGCCGCCCGAGGGCGCAGACGGCGACGTCGGTGCGACCCTCGGCGGCGTGGACGCGGGGGCGCCCGTGATCCTCGTCGCCCCCGACATCGACGAGTACCCGCCGCACGACCTGCGCGTTCTCGCCGAGCTGGCCCGCACGCGCACGGTGCGCATCATCGCGACGGCTCGGCAGCTCTCGAGCGCGATCGACCGCGTCGGCAGCGGCCCGCAGGTGCAGCGTCTCAGCATCGGGGCGCTCGACCTGGAGGAGAGCGCGGGCTTCCTCTGCTCCATGCTGGGCGTGGATCGCATCGACGCCGATACGCTGGCGCGCTGGCACGCGGTGTCGGGCGGAAACGCCTACGCGCTGGCCGTGCTCGCGCTCGCCGCAGACCGGGCCGGCGACCTGCGCCGCAGCCGCGGCACGGCGTGGGCGGCGCGGCGGGAGGACGTCGTGACGGGGGAGTACGCGCGACTGCTCGCCGCCTCGTGCACGGAGCCCGAATGGCAGGCGCTCGAATTCATCGCGCAGGCCGAGCCCATCTTCGAGACCGCGCTGCTGCGCAGCATCGACGCCGGGGTGCTGACCGCCCTCTTCGAGCGGGGCCTCGTGGTCACGCAGACGCGTGCGGGGGCGCCGACGCTCACGCTCGGCCATCCGCTGCTCGCCGCCTCGGTGCGCGCCGCCATGTCGCCCGTGCGGCGCATCGAGCTCGACGACCGCATCTTCGGCGTGCTCGACGAGGATCGCGCGGGCGGCGACCCCGTGGCCGACACCGAACGGCTGATCCGGCTCGTCGTGTTCGGCACGGCGGCGGGGCGGCGCCTGCCGTTCCCGTGGGTCTGGCGCGCGTTCGAGTCGCTGGCGCGGGGCGGCGATCCGCGACTGGTGCTGCGCCTGGCGCGCAGCACCGCCGAGCATCCCGACGCCGACGGGGCGCAGGCGGGGAGCGCTGCCCTGCGGGCGGTGCGCATCGGGCGCCTGCTCGGCGACGAGCCGGCCCGTCGGGCGGCGCTCGACCGCGTCGCGGAGCTGCTCGCCGATGCGGCACTGCGCGCCACAATGGCGGCGACGCTGGAGGTCGCGCTGATCACCACGGTGCTGCAGGAGCGGGTGCGCGACGGCGGCGACCTGGAGGCGGCGCTGGGCGAGCTCGACGCGCTGGAGGCCCGGACCGGTCATGCGGCGGCGCGCGCGATGGTCGGCAGCGCCCGCGTGCAGGTGCTCGCCGAGGCCGGGCGGCTGCGGGAGGCGGCCGAGGCGTGCCCGCCGCTCGAGGTGTCGGCGGACCTCGGCATCGAGTGGGCCCGCTCCCCGGGGCGGGCGATGGCCTCGCTCATCCTCGATCAGCGCGGCGCCGTGGAGCAGGCGGTGGCGAGCGCCGAGCACGCGCGGGCGCTGAGCCGGCTCGGGCCGCACTCCCGCAGCGACCTCGTCGACATCCAGGGCTTCTGCACGCTGCTCGGGTACTGGGTGAGCGGAAGCCGCGAGAGTGCGCGACGCGTGTACGAGGGGCTCGCCGGCGAGGCGTCGGCCGATGCGCACGCCGAGGCCCACTACTCGGGGCTGGTCGAGGTCGGAGCCGTGCTGCTCGCGGTGCAGGAGGGCCGGTGGATGGAGGCGGTGGGGAGCGGGGAGCGCCTGGCGGATCGGCTGGCGT
It encodes the following:
- a CDS encoding exodeoxyribonuclease III, translating into MAETLRVASVNVNGIRAAFRKGMGEWLDARGVDVLALQEVRADDAHLTELLGDDWHFIHDPCQIKGRAGVAIASRVPATGHRVGLGALDAQERIQSSGRWLEADFDLGGTPLTVVSNYTHSGEVETPRQEAKWAFLDAMGQRMRELAEERDLVAIVGDFNVGHRELDIKNWKGNVKRAGFLPRERAYFDRFFGPAGETVVGVDGTEGPGYGWVDVGRRFHGEVEGPYTWWSNRGQAFDNDTGWRIDYQVVTPALAERVASYTVDRAASYDARWSDHAAVVVDYRI
- a CDS encoding helix-turn-helix transcriptional regulator, coding for MAARGSQAGARGDRIAVPRRRLHDVVEAARPEGSVTVLIGEAGNGKGYLAEQAALALAAELPGACAVEVLPRPSRPASGIPSVFPGGAAAERSGGSADDAARPPPEGADGDVGATLGGVDAGAPVILVAPDIDEYPPHDLRVLAELARTRTVRIIATARQLSSAIDRVGSGPQVQRLSIGALDLEESAGFLCSMLGVDRIDADTLARWHAVSGGNAYALAVLALAADRAGDLRRSRGTAWAARREDVVTGEYARLLAASCTEPEWQALEFIAQAEPIFETALLRSIDAGVLTALFERGLVVTQTRAGAPTLTLGHPLLAASVRAAMSPVRRIELDDRIFGVLDEDRAGGDPVADTERLIRLVVFGTAAGRRLPFPWVWRAFESLARGGDPRLVLRLARSTAEHPDADGAQAGSAALRAVRIGRLLGDEPARRAALDRVAELLADAALRATMAATLEVALITTVLQERVRDGGDLEAALGELDALEARTGHAAARAMVGSARVQVLAEAGRLREAAEACPPLEVSADLGIEWARSPGRAMASLILDQRGAVEQAVASAEHARALSRLGPHSRSDLVDIQGFCTLLGYWVSGSRESARRVYEGLAGEASADAHAEAHYSGLVEVGAVLLAVQEGRWMEAVGSGERLADRLASSDPYALAPLVQAALGLALAVLGERDGAMRAIGASESPQRGVSMAVGGHRRVLALRARQWLRDPRAADEAARIADWAARERLPYIELLARHARAYETRAVEAGELTTAERLAAQIDGPLGVALLAHLSRIARAPGSGAPAGVRAAAGEEPEIRLLADLGIWLPMPPAPDLTPREREIVLLAALGYSSRFIAERLTISARTVETHLSHAFAKIGVENRDELREWVARNRTAMTPPRST
- a CDS encoding exodeoxyribonuclease III; amino-acid sequence: MRIATWNVNSIRTRFGRVVDWLVREDIDVLAMQEIKCRPDRFPIAAFEQAGYAVEIHGLNQWNGVAIASRHEMTDVARSFAGMPGFGKPVKGQESVQGVGPNGLPLEARALGVSVGDLRLWSLYVPNGRSLDDPHFAYKLEWLAALREDARAWLDADPQLPLALMGDWNIAPREGDMADPSFRPGASTHVSPEERSMFASFETLVTDVVRPIVPEGYTFWDYQAGKFPKNQGMRIDFIMGSPAFADAVTGAVIDREERKGDAPSDHVPVVCDIDVDLLGGTFDDDDDRPMVF